A portion of the Mycobacterium paraseoulense genome contains these proteins:
- a CDS encoding ATP-binding protein has translation MSASPAAAPAGVVTFLFTDVEGSTRRWEEDPDAMRLALAAHDSALRGAIEAHGGWLFKHTGDGVCAAFASARSAVDAATAAQLALELPVRMGLATGEAELRGADYFGAVLNRAARVMAAGHGGQILLAESTAALLAGVDLLDLGLRRLRDLPNPVRVFQVSAPGLPMDFPPLRALDTSLGNLRPATTSFVGREGEVGELQDIVRTHRLVTLTGVGGVGKTRLALEVATRLTDEFPDGVWIFELAAVTDPAAVRDAVAAVLGVTRQPDKTIVDSVTAALEDKVRLLVFDNCEHLREATADIMEAILARSATVKMLATSREGLGLADEQLWPVPSLDVAAGSDSPAVKLFAERARSVSPRFSLTDAGAAAVEICRRLDGIPLAIELAASRMASMTPDEVRDRLDQRFRLLVGARRGLERHQTLRHAVAWSYDLLSGDEKVLLDRCSVFAGGFDLESACVVGGFDDEFAALDLLDALVRKSLLVADRSAGRTRFSMLETVRQFAEEQLVARGEAADARNAHARYFAGREPDIISLWNSPRQREAYEWFNTEIANLRVGFRWAADQKDLDAAAAIVFTAALLGFLVENGEAVAWAEELVEPARAVDHPRLAVLLVLAALCWTQGRIEDSFGYVMTGEATEIGGRQNAPFGIDSLYYGVYLVIGQPQRCVELCRAHRASGRDTLTMSWTLLVMALVIAGSADEARATADGLIEAAEATDNPWAISYALLAYGFAFWDAEPDAALQALRRGLAIAQDTGIWWNESYLALNLARLEFEHGDPVAALDFLMLSIRNNHHSGNPVSMQSPLAILAVLLNRLGLREAAATIVGYALSPMTGAVFPQLGTTIAELRDALGGQRYEELAGMGESMKTAAIAAFAYDEIDQARSFVEQRSGRIDG, from the coding sequence GTGTCCGCTTCCCCGGCGGCCGCCCCTGCGGGGGTGGTGACCTTCTTGTTCACCGACGTCGAGGGCTCGACCCGGCGGTGGGAGGAGGACCCGGATGCGATGCGGTTGGCCCTGGCCGCACATGACAGCGCATTACGGGGTGCGATTGAGGCGCACGGTGGCTGGTTGTTCAAGCACACCGGCGACGGCGTCTGTGCCGCATTCGCCTCCGCCCGATCCGCCGTCGATGCCGCCACCGCAGCACAGCTTGCGCTGGAGCTGCCGGTGCGCATGGGGCTGGCCACCGGCGAGGCGGAGCTGCGAGGCGCGGACTACTTCGGTGCCGTGCTCAACCGCGCCGCACGGGTGATGGCCGCCGGGCACGGCGGCCAGATCCTGCTGGCCGAGTCGACTGCCGCGTTGCTTGCCGGCGTGGACCTGCTGGATCTCGGACTGCGGCGGTTGCGCGACCTGCCCAACCCCGTTCGGGTGTTCCAGGTGAGCGCACCCGGACTGCCGATGGACTTCCCGCCGTTGCGGGCGCTGGACACGAGCCTGGGCAACCTGCGGCCTGCGACGACGAGTTTCGTCGGGCGCGAGGGCGAGGTCGGCGAGTTGCAGGACATAGTGCGTACGCATCGACTGGTGACGCTGACCGGGGTGGGCGGGGTCGGCAAGACGCGGCTGGCTTTGGAGGTCGCGACGCGCTTGACCGACGAGTTCCCTGACGGCGTCTGGATTTTCGAGCTGGCGGCGGTCACCGACCCGGCGGCTGTTCGCGACGCCGTCGCGGCGGTGCTCGGCGTCACGCGGCAACCCGACAAGACGATCGTCGATAGCGTGACCGCCGCGCTGGAGGACAAAGTGCGGCTGTTGGTGTTCGACAACTGCGAGCACCTGCGAGAGGCCACCGCCGACATCATGGAGGCCATCCTCGCGCGCTCGGCAACCGTGAAAATGCTTGCCACCAGTCGCGAAGGGTTGGGGCTCGCCGACGAGCAGCTCTGGCCGGTGCCCTCGCTGGACGTTGCGGCCGGATCTGACTCACCGGCGGTGAAGCTGTTTGCCGAACGCGCCCGCAGCGTGTCGCCGCGCTTCTCGCTGACCGACGCGGGAGCAGCGGCTGTAGAGATCTGTCGTCGGCTCGATGGGATTCCCTTAGCGATAGAGCTGGCCGCCTCGCGCATGGCGTCGATGACCCCGGACGAGGTCCGCGACCGGCTGGACCAACGCTTCCGGCTGCTGGTCGGCGCGCGCCGCGGTCTAGAACGGCACCAGACCCTGCGGCATGCCGTCGCGTGGTCCTATGACCTGCTGAGCGGCGATGAGAAGGTCCTTCTGGACAGATGCTCCGTGTTCGCCGGCGGGTTCGATCTCGAAAGCGCCTGTGTCGTAGGCGGATTCGACGACGAGTTCGCCGCGCTCGATCTGCTCGATGCCCTGGTCCGCAAGTCGCTGCTCGTCGCCGATCGATCGGCCGGGCGCACCAGGTTCTCGATGCTGGAGACGGTCCGCCAGTTCGCCGAGGAACAACTCGTGGCACGCGGGGAGGCCGCGGACGCGCGGAACGCGCACGCCCGGTACTTCGCCGGGCGCGAACCCGACATCATCTCGCTGTGGAACAGCCCTCGGCAGCGCGAGGCCTATGAATGGTTCAACACCGAAATTGCGAACCTGCGTGTCGGGTTTCGTTGGGCTGCCGATCAGAAGGATCTCGATGCCGCCGCAGCGATCGTCTTCACCGCGGCGCTCCTCGGATTTCTCGTCGAGAACGGCGAGGCGGTCGCGTGGGCCGAGGAACTCGTCGAACCGGCGCGCGCCGTGGATCATCCGCGGCTCGCCGTCCTGTTGGTGCTGGCGGCGCTGTGCTGGACCCAAGGGCGAATCGAAGACTCATTCGGCTACGTCATGACGGGCGAGGCGACGGAGATCGGTGGGCGCCAGAATGCCCCGTTCGGAATCGACAGTCTCTACTACGGCGTCTACCTCGTGATCGGCCAGCCGCAACGGTGCGTCGAGTTGTGCCGCGCGCACCGCGCCTCCGGCCGCGACACCCTCACCATGTCGTGGACGCTGCTGGTCATGGCGCTCGTGATCGCGGGTTCCGCTGACGAGGCGAGGGCCACCGCAGACGGTCTGATCGAGGCCGCGGAGGCCACCGACAACCCCTGGGCCATCTCGTACGCCCTGCTGGCCTACGGCTTCGCCTTCTGGGATGCCGAGCCGGACGCCGCACTGCAGGCACTTCGCCGCGGCCTGGCGATCGCCCAAGACACCGGCATCTGGTGGAACGAGTCGTATCTCGCCTTGAACCTCGCCCGCCTCGAGTTCGAGCACGGTGACCCGGTGGCCGCGCTCGACTTCCTCATGCTGTCGATCCGTAACAACCACCATTCCGGCAACCCCGTCTCCATGCAGTCGCCGCTGGCGATTCTGGCGGTGCTGCTCAACCGCCTCGGGCTCCGGGAGGCGGCGGCCACCATCGTCGGCTATGCGTTGAGCCCGATGACCGGTGCGGTGTTTCCCCAGTTGGGGACCACCATCGCCGAGCTCCGGGATGCCCTGGGCGGACAACGCTACGAGGAGTTGGCCGGCATGGGCGAGTCGATGAAGACCGCCGCCATCGCGGCCTTTGCCTACGACGAAATCGACCAGGCACGATCCTTTGTCGAGCAACGAAGCGGGAGGATCGACGGATGA
- a CDS encoding zinc-binding dehydrogenase, translated as MKSVTCTNAKLEVIDAPTPTPAKGQLLIDVLRCGICGSDLHARRHCDELADVMAESGYDAFMRSDQQVVFGHEFCGEVLDYGPGTRKAPRPGTRVVALPLLRRGKEVHGIGLSTMAPGAYAEQLLVEQSLTIAVPNGLPPETAALTEPMAVGWHAVRRGEVKKGDVAIVIGCGPIGLAVICMLKAHGVRAVIASDFSPGRRALATACGADIVVDPARDSPYATEAGRKHLRGILEAFDLAVGTIEKLQRLRLPWWHVWRAAEAAGAATPKHPVVFECVGVPGIIDDIIAHAPLFSRVVVVGVCMGADRIRPAMAINKEIDLRFVLGYTPLEFRDTLNMLADGKVNVTPLITGTVGLSGVEAAFDALADPETHAKILIDPKSDAIRPV; from the coding sequence ATGAAGAGCGTGACGTGCACGAATGCGAAGCTCGAAGTTATCGACGCCCCGACGCCGACCCCCGCCAAGGGGCAGTTACTGATCGACGTCCTGCGGTGCGGCATCTGCGGGTCGGATCTGCACGCACGCCGGCACTGCGACGAACTCGCCGACGTGATGGCCGAGTCGGGATATGACGCGTTCATGCGATCGGATCAGCAGGTGGTGTTCGGTCACGAATTCTGCGGCGAGGTGCTCGATTACGGTCCCGGCACTCGCAAGGCCCCGCGGCCCGGCACACGCGTCGTGGCCCTGCCGCTGCTGCGGCGCGGCAAAGAGGTGCACGGGATCGGGCTGTCCACCATGGCGCCGGGCGCCTACGCCGAGCAGCTTCTGGTCGAGCAGTCCCTGACGATCGCCGTCCCCAACGGGTTGCCCCCCGAGACGGCGGCGCTGACCGAGCCGATGGCCGTCGGGTGGCACGCCGTCCGGCGCGGCGAGGTGAAGAAGGGCGACGTCGCGATCGTCATCGGTTGCGGGCCAATCGGTCTCGCGGTGATCTGCATGCTCAAGGCACACGGAGTGCGCGCGGTGATCGCCAGCGACTTCTCGCCGGGGCGGCGCGCGCTGGCGACGGCGTGCGGGGCCGATATCGTCGTCGACCCCGCGCGGGACTCGCCGTACGCAACCGAGGCGGGGCGCAAGCATCTGCGAGGCATCCTCGAGGCGTTCGACCTGGCCGTCGGGACGATCGAGAAGCTGCAGCGGCTACGGCTGCCGTGGTGGCACGTGTGGCGCGCCGCCGAAGCCGCCGGCGCGGCGACGCCCAAGCATCCCGTCGTCTTCGAATGCGTCGGCGTCCCGGGCATCATCGACGACATCATTGCCCATGCGCCGCTGTTCTCGCGCGTCGTTGTCGTCGGCGTCTGCATGGGCGCCGACCGCATTCGACCGGCCATGGCGATCAACAAAGAAATCGACCTGAGGTTCGTGCTCGGCTACACGCCGCTGGAGTTCCGCGACACCCTGAATATGCTCGCCGACGGCAAGGTCAACGTGACGCCGCTGATCACGGGGACGGTCGGGTTGTCCGGCGTCGAAGCCGCGTTCGATGCGCTC